A region from the Arcanobacterium buesumense genome encodes:
- a CDS encoding YifB family Mg chelatase-like AAA ATPase: MSTGIVGRATATTLIGVHAHVVLIETVILPGLPHYSIIGLPDTAVSEARERLRASFSYVGLPWPRERVTINLSPSALPKTGTGLDVGLAIAILAAQGYKPLEDKVLALGELGLDGTIRPIRGVLPSVVAAQEQGFTTVIVPESNAGEAQLVKGIKVIPVAHLAQIAQWMGGGVEPTCSCSHQSSQQSVTTGKKIGDMADIYGQPDALFGAEVAAGGGHHILMIGSPGVGKSMIAQRMPDILPNLTDQQAIEVAIIRSIQGISSTHLDYRPPIAAPHHSASIASLIGGGSTIARPGAITSAHHGLLYCDEFSEFSPRAIQALREPLETGQIDIARCAAVVHFPARFQLVAATNPCPCGKRLDGAGACSCTSRDLRTYQTRLGGPVRDRIDVVIHLNRPTRADIQHGPTATTEQMRERVQQARQRQYTRQQTLNSQLSGTWLRAHTPLSSTMSKLFDTRLRSGQLSMRGMDRIMRLAWTVCDLAGHQHPTDDDLALAFSLRTALEE, translated from the coding sequence ATGAGTACTGGTATTGTCGGACGCGCAACTGCAACGACTCTCATCGGGGTTCATGCGCATGTGGTGTTAATTGAAACAGTTATTTTGCCAGGACTGCCGCATTATTCGATTATCGGTTTGCCTGATACGGCAGTAAGCGAAGCGAGAGAACGTCTTCGGGCAAGTTTTTCTTATGTAGGACTACCGTGGCCTCGGGAACGAGTAACTATTAATCTTTCTCCGAGTGCTTTACCTAAAACTGGAACTGGACTAGATGTTGGCTTGGCGATTGCGATTTTAGCTGCCCAAGGATACAAACCATTAGAAGATAAGGTTCTTGCGTTAGGAGAACTTGGCCTAGATGGTACTATCCGTCCTATCCGTGGTGTTTTACCTAGTGTGGTAGCTGCTCAAGAGCAAGGTTTTACAACTGTTATTGTACCCGAGAGCAATGCGGGCGAAGCCCAGCTAGTAAAGGGGATAAAAGTTATTCCAGTAGCCCATCTTGCGCAGATAGCTCAATGGATGGGTGGCGGGGTTGAGCCAACTTGCTCGTGCTCTCACCAGAGCTCACAACAATCGGTAACAACTGGGAAAAAGATTGGTGATATGGCAGATATTTATGGCCAACCAGATGCGCTATTTGGTGCGGAAGTTGCCGCTGGCGGGGGACACCACATACTGATGATTGGTTCGCCAGGCGTTGGCAAGTCGATGATTGCACAACGTATGCCTGATATTCTGCCAAATCTTACTGATCAGCAAGCTATTGAGGTGGCTATTATCCGGTCTATCCAAGGGATTAGCTCAACTCACCTCGATTATCGGCCTCCTATTGCTGCTCCACATCATAGCGCTTCTATAGCTTCTCTTATTGGTGGCGGTAGTACGATAGCTCGTCCAGGGGCTATCACATCTGCACACCATGGATTGCTGTATTGTGACGAGTTTAGCGAGTTTTCTCCGCGGGCCATTCAAGCATTGCGTGAACCGTTGGAAACTGGACAGATAGATATAGCGCGCTGTGCAGCAGTCGTGCATTTTCCGGCTCGGTTTCAGCTTGTGGCTGCCACGAATCCCTGTCCGTGCGGAAAACGTCTCGATGGGGCAGGAGCCTGCTCGTGTACTTCCCGTGACCTACGCACATACCAGACTCGGTTAGGTGGCCCGGTACGTGACCGAATCGATGTCGTCATCCATCTTAATCGGCCAACGCGCGCTGATATCCAACACGGCCCTACCGCGACAACTGAGCAAATGAGGGAACGCGTACAGCAGGCTCGGCAACGCCAATATACGCGCCAACAAACACTCAACAGCCAATTATCTGGTACATGGCTTCGTGCTCACACCCCGCTCAGTTCTACGATGTCCAAACTTTTTGATACCCGCTTACGATCTGGGCAACTATCGATGCGAGGAATGGATCGAATCATGCGTTTAGCATGGACGGTTTGTGATCTTGCTGGCCACCAACATCCCACCGACGACGATCTAGCTCTCGCCTTTTCCTTACGTACCGCATTGGAGGAATGA
- a CDS encoding ferredoxin family protein: protein MAKSEFSLPPLNRRLAGNSYETDDGNSHIEVHQEELAASGFADTLIRICPAKVYSKNSDGTVAAEYAACLECGTCLALAPAGTLSWHYPRSGMGISYREG, encoded by the coding sequence ATGGCTAAGAGCGAGTTTTCACTTCCGCCACTTAATCGCCGATTAGCTGGTAATTCTTATGAAACCGACGACGGCAATTCACATATCGAGGTTCACCAAGAAGAGCTGGCTGCGAGTGGTTTTGCTGATACGCTTATCCGTATTTGCCCAGCAAAGGTGTATTCAAAGAACTCTGATGGAACGGTAGCTGCTGAATATGCGGCATGTTTAGAGTGCGGTACGTGTCTGGCGCTGGCGCCAGCGGGTACATTGAGTTGGCACTACCCACGTTCCGGTATGGGTATTAGTTATCGTGAAGGTTAA
- the rpsB gene encoding 30S ribosomal protein S2 codes for MAVVSMRQLLEAGVHFGHQTRRWNPKMKRFILTERNGIYIIDLRKTVEDINSTYEFVKETVAHGGNILFVGTKRQAQQPIREQAERVGMPYVNERWLGGMLTNFATVSSRIQRLKELELIDFDDVAGSKFTKKELLMMRREKEKLERTLGGIRDMPKVPSAIWIVDTNKEHLAVAEAQKLNIPVVAVLDTNCDPDDVDYGIPGNDDAIRSIEILTRVVADAVADGLLARGRGKNAEEDPMPEWEREMLASEKAESDAAATEAEATEAPAVEAEASTEESATETTEA; via the coding sequence ATGGCAGTCGTTTCTATGCGCCAGCTGCTTGAAGCTGGTGTCCACTTCGGTCATCAGACCCGCCGTTGGAACCCAAAGATGAAGCGTTTTATCCTTACGGAACGCAACGGTATTTACATTATTGATCTTCGCAAGACTGTTGAAGATATTAACTCCACATACGAATTCGTTAAGGAAACCGTTGCCCACGGTGGCAATATTCTTTTCGTTGGTACCAAGCGTCAAGCTCAGCAGCCAATTCGTGAACAGGCTGAGCGTGTTGGTATGCCATACGTTAACGAGCGTTGGTTGGGCGGTATGCTCACCAATTTCGCAACTGTTTCCTCTCGTATCCAGCGTTTGAAGGAACTCGAACTCATCGACTTTGATGATGTTGCAGGTTCGAAGTTCACTAAGAAGGAACTGCTGATGATGCGCCGCGAGAAGGAAAAGCTGGAGCGTACCCTCGGCGGTATTCGTGATATGCCAAAGGTGCCATCGGCAATCTGGATTGTCGACACCAACAAAGAACACTTGGCTGTTGCCGAAGCACAAAAGCTCAACATTCCAGTTGTTGCAGTTCTTGATACCAACTGTGATCCAGATGATGTCGATTACGGTATTCCAGGAAACGATGATGCAATTCGCTCCATCGAAATCCTCACCCGCGTCGTTGCTGATGCTGTTGCTGATGGTCTTCTTGCCCGCGGTCGCGGTAAGAATGCTGAAGAAGATCCAATGCCGGAGTGGGAGCGCGAAATGCTCGCTTCGGAAAAGGCTGAATCAGACGCAGCAGCTACCGAAGCTGAGGCAACTGAAGCTCCAGCTGTCGAAGCTGAAGCTTCAACCGAAGAGTCCGCTACCGAAACAACCGAAGCCTGA
- a CDS encoding electron transfer flavoprotein subunit beta/FixA family protein, with the protein MSVVVAYKYTTNPQDARVAADGTVDWSRAKPAMSDYDPVAAQVGKELAVQLGTESIGISVGPAVIGGSMARKNAMSKGFSRGIILADEQANDLNPTQYAQLLSQLVARIDDATIVITGDASIDNGASMTSAILGGYLGWPTFQQVEKIEPQGDGYVLTQQVTGGTRTVEVTGPVVVAVTSDAARVPAPSMKEILAAGKMPVEVISMADVESAPAGVRITGHAKPAERERKRVIFAGPDAVNELVQALRTDGVLDGKEA; encoded by the coding sequence ATGAGTGTAGTTGTGGCATACAAATACACCACAAACCCACAAGATGCTCGAGTAGCAGCTGACGGTACAGTGGACTGGTCACGTGCAAAACCTGCGATGAGTGACTATGATCCGGTAGCGGCACAGGTCGGCAAGGAGCTCGCTGTACAGCTCGGCACCGAATCTATCGGGATAAGCGTCGGGCCAGCTGTTATCGGTGGTTCTATGGCGCGCAAAAATGCGATGTCTAAAGGCTTTTCTCGAGGAATAATTTTAGCTGATGAGCAAGCCAATGATCTTAACCCCACCCAGTATGCCCAACTTCTATCACAACTCGTTGCACGAATTGATGATGCCACAATCGTTATTACCGGGGATGCGTCAATAGATAACGGTGCCTCAATGACATCTGCGATTCTTGGTGGTTATCTTGGCTGGCCAACATTCCAGCAGGTGGAAAAGATTGAGCCACAAGGCGATGGATATGTGCTTACCCAGCAGGTGACCGGCGGTACTCGCACGGTAGAAGTTACTGGCCCAGTTGTTGTGGCAGTAACCTCCGATGCGGCACGTGTCCCAGCGCCGTCGATGAAAGAAATTCTGGCCGCTGGAAAGATGCCAGTTGAGGTTATTTCAATGGCAGACGTCGAATCAGCACCTGCAGGTGTGAGGATCACCGGTCATGCCAAGCCAGCTGAGCGCGAACGCAAGCGCGTTATTTTTGCCGGCCCGGACGCTGTTAACGAACTCGTTCAAGCTCTTCGCACAGACGGCGTACTCGATGGAAAGGAAGCCTGA
- a CDS encoding MFS transporter has protein sequence MKRKEGSVPAEHAFTVPGSTRVYDKRQLLTVLLVPLMMALVQVSSVNNALPALSEALHSSDGGLQWVLSGYALAIGIVLVPAGRLGDILGRSSLFVVGLTIFTFASLACGISTNVLMLNLFRIVQGIGAGILSPQTTGLILQYFEGHARAKAFALFGLVVSLSVAIGPILSGFLIGWLGNDLGWRGGFFVNVPLGLIGLTLAIRWLPFGKERRTVGPNHEKVQQEYIEQTTKAGKKVVVKRGKIDIDPVGSLLLSLSVLFIMLPFMTHSMPWIWIFLPIGLLLTGGWIKWEKYYKDSGHYPMMNLDLLKLPTYALGTLTGSLFFMAGPAIMAIVAIYLQTGVGIVALSVGLLTLPNAASSAIGAMWSGRHAVKHGAAIQVFCAVLIVASSSVLALVVWGIEHGLSFWWAAIPLAFQGFAFGAFGSANQTLTMMDVPHAHGGTAGGFLQTGQRIATAISIAMVTAVFFAGQRITTDEPNWLLGMLLALGLVVFLASLTLTSALILWRRNRAIA, from the coding sequence ATGAAAAGAAAAGAAGGATCGGTACCTGCCGAACACGCATTTACAGTACCTGGATCAACACGCGTTTACGATAAACGTCAGCTCTTAACCGTACTCCTCGTGCCCTTGATGATGGCACTTGTCCAGGTTAGTTCTGTTAATAATGCGCTCCCGGCATTAAGCGAAGCACTCCATTCTTCGGATGGTGGCCTGCAGTGGGTTCTTTCTGGATACGCCCTAGCAATTGGCATAGTTCTAGTTCCAGCCGGACGTTTAGGCGATATTTTAGGACGCTCATCATTGTTCGTCGTCGGCCTCACAATTTTTACCTTCGCATCGCTGGCTTGCGGTATTTCAACTAACGTACTGATGCTCAACCTGTTCCGTATTGTCCAAGGTATCGGCGCAGGAATCCTTTCTCCGCAAACAACTGGACTTATTCTTCAGTATTTTGAAGGTCATGCCCGTGCCAAAGCATTTGCTTTATTCGGTCTTGTTGTCTCCTTATCGGTGGCAATCGGCCCAATTTTGTCTGGTTTTCTTATTGGCTGGCTTGGTAATGACCTCGGTTGGCGTGGTGGATTCTTCGTTAATGTTCCCCTAGGCCTTATTGGCTTAACTCTAGCTATCAGATGGCTACCGTTTGGTAAGGAACGGCGAACTGTCGGGCCTAACCATGAAAAAGTACAACAAGAATATATTGAGCAAACCACTAAAGCTGGCAAAAAAGTTGTTGTTAAGCGCGGAAAAATCGACATCGATCCCGTTGGCTCATTATTACTATCTCTCTCGGTACTTTTTATTATGTTACCGTTTATGACTCATTCCATGCCTTGGATTTGGATTTTCTTGCCGATTGGTCTGCTGTTGACTGGCGGTTGGATAAAATGGGAAAAATACTACAAAGATAGTGGCCACTATCCAATGATGAATCTTGATCTTCTTAAATTGCCTACCTATGCGCTTGGTACGCTTACTGGCTCACTATTCTTCATGGCCGGGCCAGCAATTATGGCAATCGTGGCAATTTATCTTCAAACAGGAGTAGGAATTGTAGCGTTAAGCGTTGGTCTATTAACGTTACCTAACGCTGCTTCCTCAGCCATCGGAGCAATGTGGAGTGGTCGCCATGCAGTTAAGCATGGCGCGGCTATTCAAGTGTTTTGTGCCGTCCTCATCGTTGCAAGCTCTAGTGTTTTAGCACTTGTTGTCTGGGGAATCGAGCACGGATTGAGTTTCTGGTGGGCCGCCATCCCGCTGGCGTTTCAAGGCTTTGCCTTCGGAGCTTTCGGATCAGCAAATCAAACTCTGACAATGATGGATGTGCCCCATGCCCATGGTGGAACTGCTGGCGGCTTTTTACAAACCGGCCAGCGTATCGCTACCGCAATCAGTATCGCCATGGTTACAGCAGTGTTCTTTGCGGGACAACGCATAACAACAGACGAACCTAATTGGCTTCTAGGCATGCTGTTAGCATTAGGCCTTGTTGTCTTTTTAGCCTCATTAACACTGACTTCAGCTCTAATATTATGGCGCCGAAATCGCGCCATTGCATAG
- a CDS encoding tyrosine recombinase XerC: protein MTEELAQPLEEILTQYLDELDMRRGLSTHTCRAYLAEARSLFLFLQAQSDDVTRALGQLDIRDLRAWLAHRVQAGHARSSIARHSAAIRTFTAWLYKRRIIEHDPGVQLKAPRASNELPHVLSVEQARKLLHVAQERTSDGDPLRIRDAAIFELLYATAIRVSELTGANITDISPSNTIRVLGKGNKERIVPFGRPARRALMAWLDVRATVVKPGEQALFVGALGKRIDPRVVRSSLSKLTAIAQLPDITPHDLRHSAATHLLDGGSDLRTVQEILGHASIGTTQRYTHVSAERLRAAFGQAHPRA from the coding sequence ATGACTGAAGAGCTGGCACAACCCTTGGAAGAGATTCTTACGCAGTATCTCGATGAACTTGACATGCGCAGGGGACTATCAACACATACGTGCCGTGCTTACCTAGCTGAAGCTCGCTCATTATTCCTTTTTCTACAAGCCCAATCAGATGACGTCACCAGAGCACTTGGGCAACTTGACATTCGTGACTTGCGTGCATGGTTAGCTCATCGTGTTCAAGCTGGCCATGCTCGATCATCAATTGCGCGTCACTCTGCTGCTATCCGAACTTTTACTGCTTGGTTATATAAAAGGCGAATAATTGAACATGATCCAGGAGTTCAGCTTAAAGCCCCTAGGGCATCAAATGAATTACCGCATGTTCTTTCTGTTGAACAAGCACGAAAACTACTTCACGTAGCGCAGGAGCGCACGTCAGACGGTGATCCGCTACGTATTCGTGATGCTGCTATATTCGAGCTTCTCTATGCAACGGCTATCCGTGTTAGTGAATTGACAGGGGCGAATATTACGGACATATCGCCGTCGAACACTATTAGGGTGCTCGGTAAAGGAAACAAAGAAAGAATCGTGCCCTTTGGCCGGCCCGCACGCCGTGCTCTTATGGCGTGGCTTGATGTTCGTGCAACTGTTGTCAAGCCTGGTGAACAGGCATTATTTGTTGGAGCACTCGGTAAACGTATTGATCCGCGTGTTGTGCGTAGCTCGTTGTCAAAGCTCACTGCAATAGCCCAACTGCCAGATATTACACCACACGATTTGCGTCATTCGGCAGCAACACATCTTCTTGATGGCGGTTCTGATTTGCGTACAGTCCAAGAGATACTAGGGCACGCATCAATCGGTACTACACAGCGTTATACTCATGTCAGCGCTGAACGGCTCCGAGCTGCTTTTGGGCAAGCACATCCACGTGCGTGA
- a CDS encoding electron transfer flavoprotein subunit alpha/FixB family protein, whose protein sequence is MATTWILTSTGEIADLVELGRQRADVITAVVVGDAEVAGVDSAITIALDADIPVEALAPVVAQTVSAGADDVVLVADTPTDRVLGGAVAAKLDAPILVGVRSLGEHTAQVSRFGAITLQTVHFDGPVVAIHAGGSAVDGEAVAPQSVTGQPLPARVSAYDVSETPDIDIAHAQRVICAGRGFENKEDLQLAQNLADALGAELGVSRPLAEGYGWMPRESYIGVSGQIVAPELYVAIGISGQIHHTAGVTDSQTIVAINNDELATIFDFADYGIVGDLYAVLPELTAAVQK, encoded by the coding sequence ATGGCAACCACATGGATTCTTACCTCCACTGGAGAAATTGCTGACCTGGTTGAACTTGGCCGGCAGCGCGCTGACGTCATCACCGCCGTCGTTGTCGGAGACGCAGAAGTTGCGGGCGTAGATTCAGCGATCACTATTGCTCTCGACGCCGATATCCCAGTTGAAGCCTTAGCACCAGTTGTTGCACAAACAGTTAGCGCAGGTGCCGACGACGTTGTACTCGTTGCAGATACGCCAACAGATCGCGTCTTGGGTGGGGCAGTGGCTGCCAAGCTTGATGCGCCTATCCTTGTTGGGGTGCGTTCTTTAGGCGAGCACACCGCTCAGGTTTCTCGATTTGGTGCTATCACTTTGCAAACAGTGCACTTTGATGGTCCAGTTGTTGCCATCCATGCCGGCGGTTCAGCAGTCGACGGCGAAGCAGTAGCTCCACAAAGCGTTACCGGTCAGCCGCTGCCTGCGCGCGTCAGCGCCTACGACGTCAGTGAAACCCCAGATATTGATATTGCGCATGCTCAGCGTGTTATCTGCGCTGGTCGCGGTTTCGAAAACAAAGAAGATCTGCAACTCGCACAGAACCTCGCAGATGCGTTGGGTGCTGAGCTCGGCGTATCGCGCCCATTGGCAGAAGGCTACGGTTGGATGCCGCGCGAAAGCTACATCGGTGTATCGGGTCAGATCGTTGCGCCGGAACTTTATGTCGCTATCGGTATTTCCGGTCAGATTCACCACACTGCTGGCGTGACTGATTCGCAAACAATCGTGGCAATCAACAATGATGAGCTGGCAACGATCTTCGATTTCGCTGACTACGGCATTGTTGGCGATCTTTATGCGGTCTTGCCTGAGCTTACTGCCGCTGTACAGAAATGA
- the tsf gene encoding translation elongation factor Ts: MANYTVADIKALREKTGAGMLDVKKALADAEGDTAKAEELLRLKGLKVAAKREGRTASAGLVLSKIIDSEAGQTGYIIEVNSETDFVAKNEKFIAFAEELLEAAIASQATSVDALLEASLAEGTVKDRIDNFTGVIGEKLAVGSLETLSGDHIESYMHRTATDLPPQVAVLVATDDAGTKVAHDVAVHIAAMNPQFLNEEEVPADVVDNERRIATEITVAEGKPEAAIAKIVEGRLKGFFKQITLVDQAFARDPKMSVGQVIEAAGGKVTGFKRVRVGEAAAAADAE; this comes from the coding sequence ATGGCAAATTACACTGTTGCTGATATCAAGGCTCTCCGCGAGAAGACTGGCGCCGGAATGCTCGATGTTAAGAAGGCACTAGCTGATGCTGAAGGCGATACCGCTAAGGCTGAAGAACTTCTACGCTTAAAGGGCCTGAAGGTTGCTGCAAAGCGCGAAGGCCGTACCGCTAGCGCTGGCTTGGTTCTTTCCAAGATCATCGATTCTGAAGCTGGTCAGACTGGCTACATCATCGAAGTTAACTCTGAGACTGACTTCGTAGCTAAGAATGAAAAGTTTATTGCATTCGCTGAGGAACTCTTGGAAGCTGCTATTGCTTCTCAGGCTACATCTGTTGACGCTCTTCTCGAAGCTTCACTTGCTGAGGGAACTGTCAAGGATCGTATTGACAACTTCACTGGTGTTATCGGTGAGAAGCTTGCTGTCGGTTCACTTGAAACTCTTTCTGGTGATCACATCGAGTCTTACATGCATCGCACCGCAACTGATCTGCCACCACAGGTAGCAGTTCTCGTCGCAACCGATGATGCTGGCACCAAGGTTGCTCATGACGTTGCTGTTCACATTGCTGCGATGAACCCACAGTTCCTCAATGAGGAAGAAGTTCCAGCTGACGTTGTTGACAACGAGCGCCGTATTGCAACTGAAATTACCGTTGCTGAAGGTAAGCCAGAAGCAGCTATTGCAAAGATTGTTGAAGGTCGTCTCAAGGGCTTCTTCAAGCAGATTACCCTTGTTGATCAGGCATTTGCTCGTGATCCAAAGATGTCTGTTGGACAGGTCATTGAAGCTGCTGGTGGCAAGGTTACCGGTTTCAAGCGTGTTCGCGTTGGCGAAGCTGCTGCTGCCGCTGATGCTGAGTGA
- a CDS encoding FAD-dependent oxidoreductase yields the protein MSIDYDFDVIVVGAGIAGLTTAYLLAKDGHEVLLAERGNEPGEKNLSGGVFYSRVMDEIFEDFSTQAPVERSITRNVLTLLNAESAVSVDYWDASLAEPTNAVTVLRAKLDPWLAEQAEEAGVTVMSGVKVDELVTSESGAVCGIRAGEDVLHAKIVVLADGVNSFLARATGLREAPAPSHLGVGVKSVIRIGEDAVNQRFGVGGDDGVAYALVGDATRGVPGGAFLYTNKDSISLGIVVNIADLAKSGHDVVVLHDHFLAHPFIQPLIADGELLEYGTHMVAEGGQAMVGRLAFDGAVIVGDAAGFTINNGFAIRGMDLAAESGRCAAQAIQLALSTGDYSASTLASYEENIAQSWLGEDMATFKKAPELLASTPELYGPLGEYAANVLRGVYRMDQTPRTKIASLVVKKMKTSGLSVWKLVKIIRKIRGGL from the coding sequence GTGAGTATCGACTACGATTTTGACGTTATCGTTGTAGGAGCTGGCATTGCTGGTTTAACAACCGCGTACTTGCTGGCGAAAGACGGTCACGAAGTATTGTTGGCCGAACGCGGTAACGAGCCAGGGGAGAAGAATCTTTCCGGCGGAGTTTTCTATTCGCGTGTGATGGACGAGATTTTCGAAGATTTCTCCACCCAAGCACCAGTTGAGCGCTCGATTACCCGCAACGTATTGACCTTGCTGAATGCGGAGTCGGCTGTGTCGGTGGACTATTGGGATGCCTCGCTTGCCGAACCCACCAATGCGGTGACGGTGTTGCGCGCCAAGCTTGATCCGTGGCTTGCCGAGCAGGCAGAAGAAGCCGGTGTGACGGTGATGAGCGGCGTCAAGGTCGATGAGCTTGTGACGAGCGAGTCTGGTGCCGTATGCGGTATTCGTGCCGGCGAAGACGTGTTGCATGCGAAGATCGTGGTCTTGGCTGATGGCGTGAATTCTTTCCTTGCTAGGGCTACCGGACTGCGTGAGGCACCAGCCCCGTCTCACCTGGGTGTGGGTGTGAAGTCGGTTATTCGTATCGGTGAAGACGCAGTGAACCAGCGTTTCGGCGTCGGCGGCGACGACGGCGTAGCATACGCGCTCGTCGGGGACGCCACCCGCGGGGTGCCAGGCGGCGCCTTCTTGTATACGAACAAGGATTCGATCAGTTTAGGTATCGTGGTCAACATTGCTGACCTGGCAAAGTCCGGGCACGACGTCGTCGTTCTCCACGATCATTTCCTGGCCCACCCGTTCATCCAGCCACTCATTGCCGACGGCGAGTTGCTCGAATACGGCACCCATATGGTTGCCGAAGGCGGGCAAGCGATGGTTGGCCGCCTCGCATTCGATGGTGCAGTGATTGTTGGCGATGCTGCCGGGTTCACGATCAACAACGGTTTCGCTATTCGCGGCATGGATTTGGCGGCGGAGTCGGGACGTTGCGCTGCCCAAGCAATTCAATTGGCGTTGAGCACTGGTGATTATTCGGCATCGACGTTGGCCTCATACGAAGAAAACATTGCCCAGTCGTGGCTAGGTGAGGACATGGCCACGTTCAAGAAAGCTCCAGAGCTACTTGCCAGCACGCCAGAACTTTACGGTCCGCTCGGCGAATACGCGGCCAATGTGTTGCGCGGGGTATATCGCATGGATCAAACTCCACGCACTAAGATCGCCTCGCTCGTTGTGAAGAAGATGAAGACGTCCGGGTTGAGCGTGTGGAAGCTCGTAAAGATTATCCGCAAGATTCGAGGAGGACTGTGA
- a CDS encoding M23 family metallopeptidase — protein sequence MSKLLNTTLLLVAVIGIVNTSAGLTPLNSTPATSQENVNDEQPTKPHPKQAFDWPSGHPVKILREFSIGQFNWNPGHRGVDLDLEAGAPVYAPADGIIRYAGPLNDRQVISLEHQDGIRTTFEPVIPMVIKGQHVRRHDVIGTVDGTHCAPRSCLHWGAKRGKDRYINPLSLLEGPIVLLD from the coding sequence ATGTCGAAATTACTTAACACTACACTATTACTTGTTGCAGTTATTGGTATTGTGAACACTTCTGCGGGACTTACTCCACTCAATTCTACACCTGCTACTTCGCAGGAGAATGTCAATGATGAACAGCCAACAAAACCGCATCCCAAGCAAGCTTTCGATTGGCCTTCTGGGCATCCGGTAAAAATCTTGCGCGAGTTTTCGATAGGTCAGTTTAATTGGAATCCTGGACATCGTGGAGTTGATCTTGACCTGGAGGCTGGTGCGCCAGTTTATGCACCAGCAGATGGCATTATTCGTTATGCGGGCCCACTCAACGATCGTCAAGTAATCTCCCTAGAACACCAGGACGGCATTCGTACGACCTTTGAACCCGTAATTCCGATGGTTATCAAAGGCCAGCACGTCCGCCGCCATGACGTGATCGGAACAGTTGATGGCACGCACTGCGCACCCCGATCATGCCTGCATTGGGGTGCAAAACGAGGCAAAGACCGCTATATCAATCCGTTATCTTTGTTAGAAGGGCCAATCGTCTTGCTGGATTGA
- the dprA gene encoding DNA-processing protein DprA gives MMISAEHRAAQVWTYLCEGNNPLAHALIAVAGYEQALAWVREYATGSSTSQDFSKAIERSCARGGYVKRTMQAWQLRLSTYQEISDTAMKRMGVSFLIPGDEHWPVALDDLAEPVLGLWVRGHVEVLNRPAIALVGSRAASSYGQRLAWNLASDISDTHVVVSGGAFGIDSQVHRGALDNSQPTIIVSAGGVDRPYPTAHTDLFNATIASGAVLSESVIGAAPQRHRFLSRNRIIAGLGSATVVVEAPVRSGALSTARHAIGNNRPVGACPGSLDSPNAQGCHLLIRNGATLIRHSEDIRELVSWQQLTLGRDEDIFVIPDDGYDPLRERVWEAIPITRSVHTTAIAHVAGMSERDVLAKLSLLELSGRIAREGNRWKRVPSREK, from the coding sequence ATGATGATTAGTGCTGAACATCGGGCTGCTCAAGTATGGACCTATCTATGTGAGGGTAACAATCCATTAGCACATGCACTCATTGCAGTAGCAGGTTATGAACAGGCCTTAGCATGGGTTCGTGAATATGCAACTGGCAGTTCAACGAGTCAGGATTTTAGTAAGGCAATAGAACGAAGTTGCGCTCGCGGAGGCTATGTTAAGCGTACAATGCAAGCTTGGCAATTGCGCCTATCTACCTATCAAGAGATAAGTGATACAGCGATGAAGCGTATGGGTGTATCATTTCTCATTCCAGGTGATGAACACTGGCCGGTAGCACTTGATGATCTCGCGGAGCCAGTGCTCGGCCTATGGGTGCGTGGCCATGTCGAAGTATTGAATCGTCCAGCGATAGCCTTGGTTGGTTCGCGGGCTGCTAGTTCTTATGGTCAACGCTTAGCATGGAATTTAGCGAGCGATATTTCTGATACTCACGTGGTGGTTTCCGGTGGTGCTTTTGGAATAGACTCGCAAGTTCATCGCGGAGCACTAGATAATTCCCAACCAACGATTATTGTTTCTGCTGGGGGTGTAGATCGTCCGTATCCAACAGCTCATACTGACCTTTTCAACGCAACGATTGCGAGCGGGGCAGTACTCTCTGAATCAGTAATTGGCGCAGCTCCACAACGTCATCGTTTCTTGTCTCGCAATCGCATTATTGCTGGTTTGGGTAGTGCGACAGTAGTTGTTGAGGCTCCGGTGCGTTCTGGCGCATTGTCTACGGCACGGCATGCCATTGGTAATAATCGTCCAGTAGGAGCATGCCCTGGAAGTCTTGATTCACCTAATGCTCAAGGGTGCCACCTGCTTATTCGTAACGGTGCTACGCTGATTCGGCACAGCGAAGATATCCGGGAATTAGTCTCGTGGCAACAATTGACTCTTGGAAGAGACGAAGATATTTTTGTGATCCCAGATGATGGCTATGATCCACTGCGTGAACGGGTGTGGGAGGCGATCCCTATCACACGTAGCGTACATACCACTGCAATCGCGCATGTTGCTGGGATGAGCGAACGTGATGTTCTAGCGAAGTTATCGCTTTTAGAATTATCTGGGCGAATAGCGCGTGAGGGCAACCGGTGGAAGCGAGTTCCCTCCCGTGAAAAATAA